The Candidatus Methylomirabilota bacterium DNA segment CTTGTCGCGGCGGTGCGCAGCATCCAATCCGACCCAGGCCAGAAAGGCGTCGGTGGCCAAGTCGAAGACCACCAGGTAGTACCCCATGTTCATGTGCTGGTTGTGGTCGATCCACTCCGGCCGGACCACGTCGCGATGGACATCGAAGGGCGCCGCGATGTCGCTCATGTCCCGACATCCTAATGCCTGAGCTGCCCGACGTCGTCGCCTACATCGAGGCGCTGCGGTCCCGCGTGGTCGACGCCCGGCTCGAGGCCATCCGCTTGCTCCACCCCTTCGTCCTCCGCTCGGTCGAGCCTCCCGTCGGCGAGGTCGTGGGCCG contains these protein-coding regions:
- a CDS encoding thioesterase family protein, whose amino-acid sequence is MSDIAAPFDVHRDVVRPEWIDHNQHMNMGYYLVVFDLATDAFLAWVGLDAAHRRDK